A section of the Melopsittacus undulatus isolate bMelUnd1 chromosome 3, bMelUnd1.mat.Z, whole genome shotgun sequence genome encodes:
- the NKX2-2 gene encoding homeobox protein Nkx-2.2 gives MSLTNTKTGFSVKDILDLPDTNDEDGSTAEGGEEESEAPEPPRKAGVLGQTPLDAVQTLPLKNPFYDSSDNPYTRWLASAEGIQYSLHGLAAGGGGQDPSAKSPEPSADESPDNEKEAAGGGDAGKKRKRRVLFSKAQTYELERRFRQQRYLSAPEREHLASLIRLTPTQVKIWFQNHRYKMKRARAEKGMEVTPLPSPRRVAVPVLVRDGKPCHTLKAQDLAAATFQTGIPFSAYSAQSLQHMQYNAQYSAASNPQYPTAHHLVQAQQWTW, from the exons ATGTCTCTGACCAACACAAAGACGGGTTTCTCGGTGAAGGACATTTTGGACCTCCCCGACACCAACGATGAGGACGGCTCCACTGCGGAggggggtgaggaggagagCGAAGCGCCGGAGCCCCCCAGGAAAGCGGGGGTGCTGGGGCAGACCCCCTTGGACGCTGTGCAGACGCTGCCTTTGAAGAACCCCTTCTACGACAGCAGCGATAATCCCTACACGCGATGGCTGGCGAGCGCCGAGGGCATCCAATACTCCC TGCACGGGCTGGCGGCCGGCGGAGGCGGCCAGGACCCATCGGCCAAGTCACCGGAGCCGTCGGCCGACGAGTCACCCGACAACGAGAAGGAAGCAGCGGGCGGAGGGGACGcggggaagaagaggaagaggagggtgctCTTCTCCAAGGCGCAGACCTACGAGCTGGAGCGGCGGTTCCGGCAGCAGCGGTACCTGTCCGCACCCGAACGGGAGCACTTGGCCAGCCTGATCCGCCTCACCCCGACCCAGGTGAAGATCTGGTTCCAGAACCATCGCTACAAGATGAAGAGGGCCCGGGCCGAGAAAGGTATGGAAGTGACTCCTCTGCCCTCCCCGCGGCGGGTGGCCGTGCCGGTCTTAGTCAGGGACGGCAAACCCTGCCACACGCTCAAAGCTCAGGACTTGGCAGCCGCGACCTTCCAGACGGGAATCCCTTTCTCCGCCTATAGCGCCCAGTCCCTACAGCATATGCAATACAACGCCCAGTACAGCGCGGCCAGCAACCCCCAGTACCCCACAGCACACCACTTGGTACAAGCGCAGCAGTGGACTTGGTGA